One part of the Rutidosis leptorrhynchoides isolate AG116_Rl617_1_P2 chromosome 1, CSIRO_AGI_Rlap_v1, whole genome shotgun sequence genome encodes these proteins:
- the LOC139881061 gene encoding uncharacterized protein has translation MSKAASKAATSAGAKKTKKTSASKSSNAPQHPPYFEMITDAIVTLKDRTGSSSPAIAKFIEEKYKNLPTNYKKLLSVQLKKNVADGKLVKVKNSYKLPPKNSPAESAAPAKKTAKPATKSSPAKSSAKPKAQAAAKPKAKAPASKPKATAAKPEAASKPKAKPAAKPKAAVKPKTPTKPAVVSSRKSTRSTPGKAVAAPKAVVKKAPAAKKIAAPKKAATGSKRGKK, from the exons ATGTCGAAGGCAGCATCTAAGGCGGCTACTTCTGCCGGAGCTAAAAAAACTAAGAAAACTTCAGCTTCAAAGTCAAGCAATGCTCCACAACATCCTCCGTACTTCGAG ATGATTACGGACGCTATTGTGACGTTGAAGGATAGAACCGGTTCCAGTTCGCCAGCAATTGCGAAATTTATCgaggaaaaatataaaaatttaccaaCAAATTATAAGAAATTGTTGTCCGTACAATTGAAGAAAAATGTGGCTGACGGTAAGCTTGTTAAGGTGAAAAATTCATACAAGCTGCCGCCAAAGAATTCGCCGGCTGAGTCTGCTGCTCCGGCGAAGAAAACGGCCAAGCCTGCAACGAAAAGCTCGCCAGCTAAATCATCGGCGAAGCCTAAAGCACAAGCTGCGGCCAAACCAAAAGCTAAAGCTCCGGCTTCTAAGCCTAAAGCAACGGCGGCTAAACCTGAAGCCGCTAGTAAGCCGAAGGCAAAGCCAGCGGCTAAACCTAAAGCAGCTGTGAAGCCAAAGACGCCGACAAAGCCGGCGGTTGTGTCATCTAGGAAGTCGACTAGATCGACTCCGGGAAAAGCTGTCGCAGCTCCAAAAGCAGTGGTGAAGAAGGCGCCAGCGGCTAAAAAGATAGCCGCGCCGAAGAAGGCGGCGACTGGTTCAAAAAGAGGGAAGAAATGA